A stretch of the bacterium genome encodes the following:
- a CDS encoding helix-turn-helix domain-containing protein, producing the protein MKINFFKEFADQLKGMREQRGVTLHAVALATRLNVEFLKKIESGDFGFASDVYIKGYLRKYARELEIDEEWVMRQYDFINEKIEFLAYDHHLPVPVLREKAVLQKEFIPEILNADDSAVSLFSDEIQAIEKELNAQTVSPQLDRAVIEKIEKQRRINAVVIGSSVILVLIALLQLVFAEGTIKRADDITLQDETRETVSKKELLMKRARLNLSQPIVPPKEKLLREEYARKLLKERIEISKNYVNERSDRKNLKPIPVKDAAKDLERTIQQ; encoded by the coding sequence ATGAAAATTAATTTCTTTAAAGAGTTCGCGGATCAACTCAAGGGCATGCGTGAGCAGCGAGGAGTTACTCTGCACGCGGTTGCACTCGCCACGCGTTTGAATGTTGAGTTCTTGAAAAAAATTGAAAGCGGCGATTTTGGTTTTGCTTCCGATGTGTATATCAAAGGCTATCTCCGTAAATATGCGCGCGAATTGGAGATCGACGAAGAGTGGGTCATGCGTCAATACGATTTCATTAACGAAAAAATCGAATTTCTCGCCTACGATCATCATTTACCGGTACCGGTTCTGCGCGAAAAAGCCGTTTTGCAAAAAGAATTTATTCCGGAAATTTTAAATGCCGACGATTCTGCGGTAAGTCTTTTCTCGGATGAAATCCAGGCCATCGAAAAAGAACTGAACGCCCAAACTGTTTCACCGCAATTGGATCGCGCCGTTATTGAAAAAATCGAAAAACAACGCCGGATCAATGCCGTCGTGATCGGAAGTTCGGTCATTTTGGTGTTGATTGCGTTATTGCAATTAGTTTTTGCGGAAGGCACGATCAAAAGAGCTGACGACATAACGTTACAAGATGAAACCCGAGAAACTGTTTCTAAAAAAGAACTGCTCATGAAGAGAGCGAGGCTGAATCTTTCGCAGCCGATTGTGCCGCCGAAAGAAAAGCTTTTACGCGAGGAATATGCCAGAAAATTATTAAAAGAGCGGATTGAAATATCTAAAAACTATGTCAATGAGCGTTCCGATCGGAAAAATCTAAAACCTATTCCGGTTAAAGACGCTGCGAAAGATTTAGAACGAACGATACAACAGTAA
- a CDS encoding Maf family protein encodes MPKNNLFLQKFGTLVLASASPRRAQLLRQVGFEFDVHPSHVDEDFDHSDPVTVAQLLAERKAMEIANMWRDRIVLAADTIVVLDEHILNKPADPNDARRMLSMLSGRTHQVYTGFCLVRISDERKLVDVERTDVTFRPLTVQEIESYIADGTCFDKAGSYGIQDASAIFVERVDGDFYNVVGLPITKIYSRLNEYFV; translated from the coding sequence ATGCCAAAAAATAATTTGTTCCTTCAAAAATTTGGTACCTTGGTTCTGGCGTCTGCTTCGCCGCGACGCGCTCAATTATTGAGACAAGTTGGTTTTGAATTTGATGTTCATCCCAGCCACGTTGATGAAGATTTCGATCACAGCGATCCCGTGACAGTGGCTCAATTACTTGCCGAACGTAAAGCGATGGAAATCGCCAACATGTGGCGTGATCGTATTGTTTTAGCCGCCGACACGATCGTAGTATTGGATGAGCATATTTTAAATAAACCTGCTGACCCAAACGATGCGCGCAGAATGCTGAGCATGTTGAGCGGGCGAACCCATCAGGTTTATACCGGTTTTTGCCTGGTTCGTATAAGCGATGAACGTAAGCTGGTTGATGTTGAACGAACGGATGTGACTTTCAGACCCTTAACGGTTCAAGAAATTGAATCGTACATTGCCGACGGTACGTGTTTTGACAAAGCGGGATCGTATGGAATTCAGGATGCCAGTGCGATTTTTGTCGAACGCGTCGACGGCGATTTTTACAATGTTGTTGGCCTTCCCATTACAAAGATTTATTCTCGCCTTAACGAATATTTTGTATGA